One window of the Doryrhamphus excisus isolate RoL2022-K1 chromosome 10, RoL_Dexc_1.0, whole genome shotgun sequence genome contains the following:
- the fam110d gene encoding protein FAM110C, which yields MKPLTPAGSPSPLRLLNKGPAYLRRQIDGGGHGRSASAVERLEADKAKYVKSQQVMNTKQEPVLAPCTTPPPPPRRAFNVPGGFSPQLPLRGLSPLSGSFTSRDDNENEDSRKENRRASVDVEAHNRTNGNNGKPPCPRTPGPNPLVAPHSAPVLRRSTGKRMLRPDSLVIYRQKKECKSSNGSGVGEHTSMDLKSSSFVRRLFQVSMRDRSHAGEGKVHHMIIGEEKADSRMSWTNDKDTTDGGPGSRRSSKTDQEHSPGSLPSPGFSCTTDETSDGFSKGTTDADHLNDDKDPWRRASPPPARRTKLHGSTSDLRCSLDLSDQEHFFDFCGLDFDMVERLGRENFLSGASSTDTLSLALRSVQGGSEPSEFSRHSGDGLFEEELADQPPTGVSIIERNARVIKWLYGCKNAAREGPKESTV from the coding sequence ATGAAGCCGTTAACGCCCGCCGGGTCCCCGTCCCCTCTGAGGCTCCTCAACAAAGGCCCCGCCTACCTGCGGCGGCAGATAGACGGCGGGGGCCACGGACGCTCCGCCAGCGCCGTGGAGAGACTGGAAGCGGACAAAGCCAAATATGTCAAGAGCCAGCAGGTGATGAACACCAAACAGGAACCCGTGCTGGCACCCTGCACcacgccgccaccgccgccccGCAGAGCCTTCAACGTCCCCGGCGGGTTCAGCCCTCAGCTCCCCCTGCGTGGTTTATCTCCTCTGTCTGGGTCCTTCACCTCAAGGGACGACAATGAAAACGAAGACTCCAGAAAAGAGAACCGACGAGCTTCCGTTGATGTCGAGGCTCACAACAGGACCAACGGAAACAACGGAAAGCCTCCTTGCCCCAGGACGCCTGGACCGAACCCCTTGGTGGCCCCACACAGTGCCCCCGTCCTGAGGAGGAGCACGGGCAAACGCATGCTGAGGCCCGACTCGCTCGTCATTTACCGGCAGAAGAAGGAGTGCAAGAGCTCCAACGGTTCTGGTGTCGGGGAACACACCAGCATGGACCTGAAGAGTTCCAGCTTTGTCCGCCGCCTCTTCCAGGTCTCCATGAGGGACAGGAGCCATGCAGGAGAAGGAAAAGTCCACCACATGATCATCGGTGAGGAGAAAGCAGACTCTCGCATGTCATGGACTAACGATAAGGATACCACCGATGGTGGACCGGGCAGCAGGAGGTCCAGTAAGACAGACCAAGAACATAGTCCAGGATCTCTGCCCAGTCCTGGGTTTAGTTGTACTACTGATGAGACCAGTGATGGATTTAGCAAAGGTACCACTGATGCAGACCATCTCAACGATGACAAGGACCCGTGGAGACGGGCGTCCCCCCCGCCGGCACGCAGGACTAAGCTGCATGGCTCCACGTCGGATCTCCGCTGCTCCTTGGATTTGTCAGACCAGGAGCATTTCTTTGACTTTTGCGGACTGGATTTTGACATGGTAGAGCGCCTGGGGAGGGAGAACTTCCTCTCGGGCGCCAGCTCCACGGACACGCTCTCCCTGGCACTGCGCAGCGTCCAAGGCGGATCAGAACCCAGCGAGTTCTCCCGACACTCGGGCGACGGGCTGTTCGAGGAGGAGCTGGCCGACCAGCCGCCCACCGGGGTGTCCATCATCGAGAGGAACGCTCGGGTCATCAAGTGGCTCTACGGCTGTAAGAACGCTGCTCGGGAAGGACCCAAAGAGTCCACCGTTTGA